A stretch of Carnobacteriaceae bacterium zg-C25 DNA encodes these proteins:
- the rplA gene encoding 50S ribosomal protein L1, which translates to MAKKSKKFLAAAAKIDKTKAYSASEAVALVKETDFAKFDATVEVAYNLGIDTRKADQQLRGAIVLPHGTGKVSRVLVFARGEKAKEAEAAGADFVGDVDLIDKVAGGWFDFDVIVATPDMMGQVGRLGRVLGPKGLMPNPKTGTVTMDVTKAVEEIKAGKVTYRADKAGNLHVTVGKVSFDADKLLENLKAIHETVVRIKPATAKGTYIKNVSLTSTLAPGVRVDSNSL; encoded by the coding sequence ATGGCAAAGAAAAGTAAAAAATTCTTAGCAGCTGCAGCGAAAATTGACAAAACAAAAGCTTATTCAGCTTCTGAAGCAGTTGCATTAGTAAAAGAAACAGACTTCGCGAAATTTGACGCGACAGTTGAAGTAGCATATAACTTAGGTATCGACACAAGAAAAGCAGACCAACAATTACGTGGAGCAATTGTATTGCCACACGGAACTGGTAAAGTATCACGTGTTTTAGTTTTCGCGCGTGGCGAGAAAGCTAAAGAAGCAGAAGCAGCAGGTGCTGATTTTGTTGGTGATGTTGATTTAATCGACAAAGTTGCTGGCGGTTGGTTTGATTTTGACGTTATCGTTGCAACACCAGATATGATGGGTCAAGTTGGACGTTTAGGTCGTGTATTAGGACCTAAAGGTTTAATGCCAAACCCTAAAACAGGTACAGTTACAATGGATGTGACTAAAGCTGTTGAAGAAATCAAAGCTGGTAAAGTAACTTACCGTGCTGACAAAGCAGGTAACTTACACGTTACAGTAGGTAAAGTATCATTCGATGCTGATAAATTATTAGAAAACTTAAAAGCAATTCACGAAACAGTTGTTCGTATCAAACCAGCAACTGCAAAAGGTACTTACATTAAAAACGTATCTTTAACATCAACATTAGCACCAGGTGTTCGTGTTGATAGCAACTCTTTATAA
- the rnz gene encoding ribonuclease Z produces MFLQFLGTGAGIPSKNRNVASIALKLLDERNEVWLFDCGEATQHQILETTIRPRKITKIFITHMHGDHIFGLPGLLSSRAFQNGEEELTIYGPKGIKEYVMSALRLSHSHVKYPLSFIELNDSGVAFEDKTFKVIYRTLKHGVPSYAYRVIEKDLPGELQVDRLKEYGIPSGPIYGQIKRGETVTLSDGRVLDGKAFIGPNKKGRQITIFGDTRYREEHVEFAKDSDVIVHEATYGKGEEKMANSYFHATCTQAAQLAHLANAKQLYLTHISSRYMTDAIKQLQKDAKSVFRQTKVVYDLFEVEVPYDE; encoded by the coding sequence ATGTTTTTACAATTTTTAGGTACGGGGGCTGGTATACCATCGAAAAACCGAAACGTAGCGTCAATCGCCTTAAAGTTATTGGATGAACGTAACGAAGTTTGGTTGTTTGATTGTGGCGAAGCGACACAGCACCAAATTTTAGAAACGACCATTCGACCACGCAAAATTACGAAAATTTTTATTACGCATATGCACGGTGATCATATTTTTGGATTGCCCGGTTTATTGAGTTCGCGTGCATTTCAAAATGGAGAAGAAGAACTCACGATATACGGACCTAAAGGTATTAAAGAATATGTCATGAGTGCGTTACGTCTGTCGCATAGTCATGTGAAATATCCGCTCTCATTTATAGAGTTGAATGATAGTGGTGTGGCGTTTGAAGATAAGACGTTTAAAGTGATTTATCGCACGTTAAAGCATGGAGTGCCATCGTATGCCTATCGTGTCATTGAAAAAGATTTACCGGGAGAATTGCAAGTTGACCGGTTAAAAGAATACGGGATACCTAGTGGACCAATTTATGGGCAAATCAAACGTGGAGAAACGGTCACGTTATCCGACGGTCGTGTTCTTGATGGCAAAGCATTTATTGGACCAAATAAAAAAGGACGTCAAATTACAATTTTTGGAGATACGCGCTATCGTGAGGAACATGTCGAATTTGCAAAAGATAGTGATGTTATTGTTCATGAGGCAACTTATGGAAAAGGCGAAGAGAAAATGGCGAATAGTTATTTTCATGCAACGTGTACACAGGCCGCGCAATTAGCACACTTAGCCAATGCTAAACAATTGTATTTAACGCACATTAGTTCGCGTTACATGACAGATGCTATAAAGCAACTTCAAAAAGATGCTAAAAGCGTATTTCGACAAACGAAAGTCGTTTATGATTTATTTGAAGTGGAGGTACCATACGATGAGTAG
- a CDS encoding 1-acyl-sn-glycerol-3-phosphate acyltransferase translates to MFYNFMCYLVKGLLLLLNGKTDIQQKEKLPTNQNYILISPHRTWLDPVFLALGAFPKKFCFMAKKELFKNPLLRWLITKMNAFPVDRENPGPSVIKIPVNHLKNDDLSLIMFPSGSRHSDESKNGAAMIARMAKVPIVPAVYHGPFSFKNLLKRQKTIVRFGDPIYITSKEDQALFAETIKKAFDQLDKEIDPNFTWVPQPKKQK, encoded by the coding sequence ATGTTTTACAATTTTATGTGTTATCTCGTAAAAGGTTTACTATTGCTTTTAAATGGTAAAACCGATATACAGCAAAAAGAAAAATTACCAACAAATCAAAACTATATACTAATCTCTCCACACCGTACATGGTTAGACCCTGTTTTTTTAGCACTTGGTGCATTTCCTAAAAAGTTTTGCTTTATGGCGAAAAAAGAACTATTTAAAAATCCACTTTTGCGCTGGCTCATTACAAAGATGAACGCCTTTCCAGTCGATAGAGAAAACCCGGGTCCAAGTGTGATCAAAATTCCTGTCAACCATTTAAAAAATGATGATTTAAGTTTAATCATGTTCCCAAGTGGTTCACGTCATAGTGACGAATCTAAAAACGGTGCGGCAATGATTGCTCGAATGGCAAAAGTACCTATCGTTCCAGCCGTTTATCACGGTCCTTTTTCATTTAAAAATTTATTGAAACGTCAAAAAACAATTGTTCGCTTTGGCGATCCAATCTATATTACATCTAAAGAGGATCAAGCGTTATTTGCTGAAACTATAAAAAAAGCATTTGATCAATTAGACAAAGAAATCGATCCAAATTTCACTTGGGTACCGCAACCTAAAAAACAAAAATAA
- a CDS encoding IS30 family transposase, whose translation MSKTNYNTKKQYKQLSLIERTKIETLLNEKKPIRYIAEQLGRNISTIYREIKRGSVNQIVNRNGIQRDELKYYAETSHYIYKAKQQNKYHNNLTEKFSQQFFKDLQQVVTEKYRTHSIDTFVHWYRQNHPNEKVPCTKTVYTFVHQGIIPIKPIDLPKMVSIRKRPKKDNTKTYKKNMGTSIENRPDVANNRTEFGHWEIDLVLFKKTKNEALLLTLVERQTRYTIIRKINDKTALCVLRTLKNIFKQYRKSTFKSITSDNGSEFASLSELESKYLNIYYAHPYSSYERGTNENHNGQIREFLPKGKSINTVKKSTIRKIESCLNQKIRRKLGYRTPAELFLLRVD comes from the coding sequence ATGTCTAAAACAAATTATAACACAAAAAAACAATATAAACAGCTATCTTTGATTGAACGCACAAAAATTGAAACTTTATTAAACGAAAAGAAACCAATACGATATATTGCTGAACAACTCGGACGAAATATATCTACAATTTATAGAGAAATTAAACGTGGAAGTGTTAATCAAATCGTTAATCGAAATGGTATCCAACGTGACGAATTAAAATATTACGCTGAAACAAGCCATTACATCTATAAAGCTAAGCAACAAAATAAATATCATAATAATTTAACTGAAAAATTTAGTCAGCAATTTTTCAAAGACTTACAACAGGTAGTTACTGAAAAATATAGAACCCATAGTATTGATACCTTTGTACATTGGTATCGGCAAAATCACCCTAATGAGAAGGTCCCTTGTACGAAAACGGTTTATACGTTTGTCCATCAAGGTATTATCCCTATCAAACCAATTGATTTACCCAAAATGGTAAGCATTAGAAAACGACCAAAAAAAGATAACACCAAAACATACAAGAAAAATATGGGAACATCTATCGAAAATCGACCAGACGTAGCGAATAATCGTACAGAATTTGGACATTGGGAAATTGATTTAGTCTTATTTAAGAAGACGAAAAATGAAGCACTATTATTAACGTTAGTAGAACGACAAACACGTTATACAATTATACGTAAAATAAATGATAAAACAGCACTATGTGTCTTACGGACATTAAAGAATATTTTTAAACAATATAGGAAATCAACCTTCAAGAGTATTACATCTGATAATGGTTCAGAATTCGCCTCGTTATCTGAATTAGAATCGAAATATTTAAACATTTACTATGCACACCCTTATTCATCTTATGAGCGTGGTACTAACGAAAACCATAACGGACAGATACGGGAGTTTTTACCTAAGGGTAAATCTATCAACACCGTTAAAAAGTCAACTATTCGTAAAATAGAATCCTGCTTAAATCAGAAAATACGACGTAAATTAGGTTATCGTACACCTGCGGAGTTATTTTTATTGCGGGTAGATTAA
- a CDS encoding SDR family oxidoreductase, which translates to MSRVLITGASGGLGEALVKTFATKENELLLVARNEQKLEKLVKMYQHTCQKIAYCVADLSDEASYEKVVAFVENDVDIMIHNAGYGNFKYAEEFSAEDIEHIFKVNVNAPLQLTTKLLPQFYKRKSGHIIFVASQASKLVTPKSSLYSSTKFALRGYANGLRIEAKKQGVHVMCVNPGPIDTGFFDIADQTGEYGESVAKMMLTADDVAHAILKGVQRKKREINLPTWMEIGARFAALCPTLADVMIAKFGDKK; encoded by the coding sequence ATGAGTAGAGTATTAATCACAGGAGCTAGTGGTGGATTAGGTGAAGCGCTAGTTAAAACGTTTGCCACAAAAGAAAATGAGTTATTATTAGTCGCTCGAAATGAACAAAAGTTAGAAAAATTAGTGAAAATGTATCAGCATACATGTCAAAAAATAGCGTACTGTGTGGCTGATTTATCCGATGAAGCAAGCTATGAAAAAGTAGTCGCATTTGTCGAAAATGATGTTGACATTATGATTCACAATGCCGGATATGGTAACTTTAAGTACGCTGAAGAATTTAGTGCAGAAGATATTGAACACATTTTTAAAGTGAATGTGAATGCGCCGTTACAATTGACGACAAAGTTATTACCGCAGTTTTATAAACGTAAAAGTGGGCATATTATTTTTGTTGCTTCTCAAGCAAGTAAATTAGTGACGCCTAAATCGAGTTTGTATTCGTCGACAAAATTTGCTTTAAGAGGCTATGCAAACGGATTACGAATTGAAGCTAAAAAACAGGGGGTACACGTGATGTGTGTCAATCCCGGACCAATCGATACAGGCTTTTTTGATATTGCTGATCAAACAGGTGAGTATGGTGAAAGCGTAGCGAAAATGATGTTGACTGCTGACGATGTTGCACATGCTATTTTAAAAGGTGTGCAAAGAAAAAAACGTGAAATAAATTTACCGACTTGGATGGAAATTGGAGCACGATTTGCAGCGTTATGCCCGACGTTAGCTGACGTTATGATTGCTAAGTTTGGCGATAAAAAATAA
- a CDS encoding acetyltransferase: MKKRRYILGLDGLRALAILGVVFYHLTPSNVPGGFLGVNLFFLISGFLLTQKMSELMDTPIQFPRFFVKTVVKRIVTLFKPLLYTMVITLCVVFFVQPKLLQNIAVMFSATLAFVNNIVQIGLGLSYFERHFGQSIFTHFWYVSALVQMVIIWSIVYFILRKVFRSNIVVLIGLTVGIAASFALSVLLFSMDNITRVYYGMDTRIFDFLIGGWVALLYDDLKQLIAKSKKANFQRVFGGLVALIIMLLLAFFAKDDHPMTYYFFFVLFDVVAGYLLVVGLNAPSVILPVLESAPFRYVGKRSFEWYLWYFPVLTIMQSFLDLSNGLNVALIFMTLIVVSELFYQLFQKREIYKAGKIIPFYRSVMASIQQKKVLFSIVALIKYGLFPLFTLFVLATAPVGQNASVTKLQEQLEANEKLQAQQGNQTNQAPTQSTQSNGAGSSEKPTTTPTKFDENAKVTRQITFIGDSVTLSTYPVLKEHFPNSQIDGKVSRQFYHGLDVAKSLENSGLLYDEVVIFLGANSPFTKSSAIAFLDHLKNKKAVYFVTIHGNKSWQNEMNEMMSELTKTYSNLKIIDWAKHSNAHSEWFLEDDVHPNTEGMDALVEFFYQQLK; this comes from the coding sequence ATGAAAAAAAGGAGATATATTTTAGGTTTAGATGGCTTACGGGCATTAGCGATATTAGGTGTTGTGTTTTATCATCTTACACCGTCTAATGTGCCGGGTGGTTTTTTAGGTGTTAATTTATTTTTTCTGATTTCCGGATTTTTACTCACGCAAAAAATGAGTGAATTAATGGATACCCCTATTCAATTTCCGCGTTTTTTTGTAAAAACAGTTGTTAAAAGAATTGTGACACTATTCAAACCGTTGTTATATACAATGGTCATTACGCTGTGCGTTGTCTTTTTTGTGCAACCTAAATTATTGCAAAATATCGCGGTGATGTTTAGTGCAACGTTAGCTTTTGTTAACAATATTGTTCAAATCGGATTAGGACTATCTTATTTTGAAAGACATTTTGGGCAGTCGATTTTTACGCATTTTTGGTATGTATCGGCGTTAGTGCAGATGGTCATTATTTGGTCGATTGTTTACTTTATTTTGCGTAAAGTATTTCGTTCAAATATTGTCGTACTTATTGGCTTAACAGTCGGGATAGCGGCGTCGTTTGCACTGTCAGTTTTGCTGTTTAGTATGGATAACATTACGCGTGTGTATTATGGAATGGATACACGTATTTTTGACTTTTTAATCGGGGGATGGGTCGCACTTCTTTATGACGATTTGAAACAATTAATCGCAAAATCGAAAAAGGCTAATTTTCAAAGAGTATTTGGTGGGTTAGTTGCGTTAATTATAATGTTACTACTAGCGTTTTTTGCTAAAGATGACCACCCAATGACGTACTATTTCTTTTTCGTTTTATTTGATGTTGTTGCTGGATATTTATTGGTTGTTGGATTGAATGCACCATCAGTTATTTTACCTGTACTAGAAAGCGCGCCGTTTCGATATGTTGGCAAACGGTCATTTGAGTGGTATTTATGGTATTTTCCTGTTTTGACCATCATGCAATCTTTTTTAGATTTATCGAATGGGTTAAATGTTGCGCTAATTTTTATGACTTTAATTGTGGTGTCAGAGCTGTTTTATCAGTTGTTCCAAAAACGCGAAATTTATAAAGCTGGCAAAATTATCCCGTTTTATCGTTCCGTAATGGCGTCTATTCAGCAAAAGAAAGTGCTGTTTTCAATTGTTGCGTTAATCAAATATGGTCTGTTTCCATTGTTTACGCTCTTCGTTTTAGCGACTGCACCTGTAGGACAAAATGCATCTGTTACAAAACTACAAGAACAATTAGAAGCGAACGAAAAATTACAGGCACAACAAGGTAATCAGACCAATCAGGCACCAACTCAAAGCACTCAATCAAATGGGGCAGGATCTTCTGAAAAGCCAACGACAACACCGACAAAATTTGATGAAAACGCAAAAGTAACACGTCAAATCACGTTTATCGGAGATTCGGTGACATTGTCAACTTATCCAGTGTTAAAAGAGCATTTTCCAAATTCTCAAATTGACGGAAAAGTATCTCGTCAATTTTATCACGGACTAGATGTTGCAAAATCGTTAGAAAACAGTGGCTTGTTATACGATGAAGTGGTTATCTTTTTAGGTGCCAATTCGCCGTTTACCAAATCTAGTGCGATAGCGTTTCTAGATCATTTAAAAAATAAAAAAGCCGTTTATTTCGTAACGATTCACGGTAACAAATCGTGGCAAAATGAAATGAACGAAATGATGAGTGAACTTACAAAAACATATAGTAATTTAAAAATTATTGATTGGGCAAAACATTCCAACGCCCATTCAGAATGGTTTTTAGAAGATGATGTGCATCCGAATACAGAAGGTATGGATGCGCTGGTAGAATTTTTCTATCAACAATTAAAATAA
- the obgE gene encoding GTPase ObgE, with protein sequence MSTFLDIAKVKLIAGKGGDGMVAFRREKYVPDGGPAGGDGGNGGSIIFKVDPGLRTLMDFRYKKIFKGNNGENGMSKSMYGKGAKDTYVSVPPGTIVRNAVTNELIVDMTEFHQEAVIAKGGRGGRGNKKFATHKNPAPEVAENGEPGEEIDVQLELKVLADVGLVGFPSVGKSTLLSVVSSAKPKIAAYHFTTIVPNLGMVQIPHQSEQFVMADLPGIIEGASSGVGLGLQFLKHIERTRVILHVVDMAATDGRDPFDDYEKINHELGEYELRLLERPMIIVANKMDMPESVDNLKTFKEKLYAKYGEQAPQIFEISAYQNNGLEALLIQTAELLENTPAFPLFIDETPRETNVTYRLETTQEFEISRDDDSTWVLSGEKLEKLFSMTNFAHDESIMRFARQLRSMGVDEALRKRGAQNGDLVRIQSFEFEFVD encoded by the coding sequence ATGTCTACGTTTTTAGATATTGCCAAGGTGAAATTAATTGCCGGCAAAGGTGGCGATGGAATGGTTGCATTTCGTCGAGAAAAATATGTGCCAGATGGTGGTCCAGCTGGTGGAGATGGTGGAAACGGCGGAAGTATTATTTTCAAAGTTGATCCAGGTTTACGAACATTGATGGATTTTCGCTATAAAAAGATTTTTAAAGGAAATAACGGTGAAAATGGCATGAGTAAAAGTATGTATGGTAAAGGGGCTAAAGATACGTATGTATCGGTTCCACCAGGAACGATTGTTCGTAATGCCGTAACGAATGAATTGATTGTTGATATGACAGAGTTCCATCAAGAAGCGGTCATCGCAAAAGGTGGTCGTGGTGGTCGTGGTAATAAAAAATTTGCTACACATAAAAACCCTGCACCAGAAGTCGCTGAAAATGGAGAGCCGGGAGAAGAAATAGACGTACAGTTAGAATTGAAAGTGCTTGCGGATGTCGGATTAGTTGGGTTTCCATCTGTAGGGAAATCAACATTATTGTCTGTCGTAAGTAGTGCAAAACCTAAAATTGCAGCGTATCACTTTACAACAATTGTCCCTAATTTAGGGATGGTACAAATACCTCATCAAAGTGAACAATTTGTCATGGCTGATTTACCGGGGATTATTGAAGGGGCATCGAGTGGTGTTGGTCTAGGTCTGCAATTTTTAAAACATATCGAACGTACACGTGTTATTTTACACGTTGTTGATATGGCGGCTACGGATGGACGTGATCCGTTTGATGATTATGAAAAAATCAATCATGAACTTGGTGAGTATGAACTACGCTTATTGGAACGTCCTATGATTATTGTTGCCAATAAAATGGACATGCCTGAAAGTGTAGATAATTTAAAAACGTTTAAAGAAAAGCTATATGCTAAATACGGTGAACAAGCACCACAAATTTTTGAAATTTCTGCTTATCAAAACAATGGTTTAGAAGCATTATTGATTCAAACCGCAGAATTACTTGAAAATACACCAGCGTTCCCATTATTTATTGATGAAACACCACGTGAAACAAATGTAACGTATCGATTAGAAACGACACAAGAATTTGAAATTTCACGTGATGACGATTCAACGTGGGTACTATCAGGTGAAAAATTAGAAAAATTATTTAGTATGACAAACTTTGCACACGATGAAAGTATTATGCGATTTGCCCGTCAATTGCGCTCAATGGGTGTCGATGAAGCGCTTCGTAAGCGGGGAGCTCAAAATGGAGATTTAGTACGTATTCAATCATTTGAATTTGAATTTGTTGATTAG
- the rplK gene encoding 50S ribosomal protein L11: MAKKIVKVIKLQIPAGKATPAPPVGSTLGQAQVNIMGFCKEFNARTADQAGLIIPVVISVYEDRSFDFVTKTPPAAVLLKKAAKVEKGSGEPNKKKVATVTRQQVQEIAELKAPDLNAASVEAAMRMVEGTARSMGFNIQD, translated from the coding sequence GTGGCTAAAAAAATCGTAAAAGTAATTAAATTACAAATTCCTGCCGGTAAAGCAACACCAGCTCCACCAGTAGGTTCAACTTTAGGTCAAGCGCAAGTTAACATCATGGGATTCTGTAAAGAGTTCAACGCGCGTACAGCAGACCAAGCAGGTTTAATTATTCCTGTTGTAATTAGTGTTTATGAAGACCGTTCATTCGACTTCGTTACAAAAACACCACCAGCTGCAGTATTATTGAAAAAAGCAGCTAAAGTTGAAAAAGGTTCAGGAGAACCTAACAAGAAAAAAGTTGCAACAGTAACTCGTCAACAAGTACAAGAAATTGCTGAATTAAAAGCACCAGATTTAAATGCAGCTAGCGTAGAAGCTGCGATGCGTATGGTTGAAGGTACTGCTCGTTCAATGGGCTTTAACATCCAAGACTAA
- the gmk gene encoding guanylate kinase produces the protein MTKRGLLIVLSGPSGVGKGTVRSAIFQQEDVDFVYSISATTRGKRQGEREGIDYFFKTREQFEEMIESGRLLEYAEYVNNYYGTPLDYVEDMLSRGKDVFLEIEVKGAIQVREKMPEGVFIFLTPPDLQELESRLVGRGTDALDVIQKRIATAKEELTLMDYYDYAVVNDNVESAVQKIKAIIQTEHLRINRQRTKENKL, from the coding sequence ATGACTAAAAGAGGATTGTTAATCGTCCTATCTGGCCCGTCTGGTGTTGGAAAAGGTACTGTACGGAGTGCGATTTTTCAACAAGAAGATGTTGATTTTGTCTATTCGATTTCTGCAACAACACGCGGTAAACGTCAAGGTGAGCGTGAAGGAATTGATTATTTTTTTAAAACACGTGAGCAATTTGAAGAAATGATTGAAAGTGGTCGTTTATTAGAGTATGCTGAGTATGTAAATAATTATTATGGGACACCGTTAGATTATGTAGAAGATATGTTATCACGCGGGAAAGATGTCTTTTTAGAAATTGAAGTAAAAGGTGCTATTCAAGTACGTGAAAAAATGCCTGAAGGTGTATTTATCTTTTTAACTCCACCTGATTTACAAGAATTAGAAAGTCGATTAGTTGGTCGTGGAACGGATGCGTTAGATGTTATTCAAAAACGTATTGCAACCGCTAAAGAAGAATTAACATTAATGGACTATTATGATTATGCCGTTGTTAATGACAACGTTGAAAGTGCCGTTCAAAAAATTAAAGCTATTATTCAAACAGAACATTTACGTATAAATCGTCAAAGAACTAAGGAGAACAAATTATGA
- a CDS encoding DNA-directed RNA polymerase subunit omega has protein sequence MLYPSIDTLLQKIDSKYSLVILSSKRAHDLHHQAEPAIETFESFKNVGKALEEIAAGEVVLDPLTSPEEV, from the coding sequence ATGTTATACCCCTCAATCGATACGTTGTTACAAAAAATCGATTCAAAATATTCACTAGTGATATTATCAAGTAAGCGTGCACATGATTTGCACCATCAAGCAGAGCCAGCCATTGAAACGTTTGAATCGTTCAAAAACGTTGGTAAAGCTTTGGAAGAAATTGCAGCTGGTGAAGTCGTTTTAGACCCATTAACAAGCCCAGAAGAAGTTTAA
- the hutH gene encoding histidine ammonia-lyase, producing the protein MSTVILDGKSLTLEDVVRVSREYAHCEISPDAIADVEASRKIVDDIVRDKRVVYGVNTGFGSLCNVSISQEDTVQLQENLIRTHSTGYGDPFPEDVVRAIMLIRINSLLKGYSGIRLLTIQTLLDMLNNRVTPHIPEKGSLGASGDLAPLAHMVLPMLGLGKAYYNGELLPGKEAMEKAGVPVIQLDAKEGLALINGTTVLTGVGALATHDAIELLKLSDIAGALSLEVHRGISSPFEEELHTIRPQSGQLATARNIRRLIEDSQLTTVATAQRVQDPYTLRCIPQIHGASKDSIAYVKEKVEIEINSVTDNPIVTPQGHVISGGNFHGEPMAQPFDFLGIATSEIGNVSERRVERLVNKQLSGLPSFLVKHPGLNSGFMITQYACASLASENKILSHPASVDSIPSCENQEDFVSMGTTAARKAGEIVKNSRRIVATEILAACQALDLKGETTGLGKGTQAAYDLVRKSIQFIELDADVEMYDVLNDATKLLEDGSLLKAVEAVVDLDIQF; encoded by the coding sequence ATGAGTACAGTTATTTTAGATGGTAAATCCTTAACTTTAGAGGATGTTGTGCGTGTATCACGTGAATATGCACATTGTGAAATTAGTCCAGATGCAATTGCGGATGTTGAAGCATCTCGTAAAATTGTAGATGACATCGTACGTGACAAGCGCGTTGTATATGGTGTTAACACAGGATTTGGTTCACTATGTAACGTAAGTATTTCTCAAGAAGATACAGTACAATTACAAGAAAACTTAATTCGTACACACTCTACAGGATATGGTGATCCATTCCCTGAAGATGTTGTTCGTGCAATTATGTTAATTCGTATTAACTCCTTACTAAAAGGATATTCAGGAATTCGTTTATTAACTATTCAAACTTTATTAGATATGTTAAATAACCGTGTGACACCACACATTCCTGAAAAAGGATCTCTTGGAGCATCTGGTGACTTAGCACCATTAGCACACATGGTATTACCAATGTTAGGTTTAGGTAAAGCTTACTACAATGGTGAATTATTACCTGGTAAAGAAGCAATGGAAAAAGCTGGTGTACCAGTTATCCAATTAGATGCAAAAGAAGGTTTAGCTTTAATTAACGGTACAACTGTATTAACAGGTGTGGGTGCTTTAGCAACACATGATGCAATTGAGTTATTAAAATTATCTGATATTGCAGGTGCGTTATCATTAGAAGTACATCGTGGAATTTCATCTCCATTTGAAGAAGAATTACACACAATTCGTCCACAAAGTGGTCAATTAGCAACAGCACGTAACATTCGTCGTTTAATTGAAGACAGTCAATTAACTACTGTTGCAACTGCACAACGTGTTCAAGATCCATATACTTTACGTTGTATTCCACAAATTCATGGTGCAAGTAAAGATAGTATCGCATATGTAAAAGAAAAAGTTGAAATTGAAATCAACTCTGTAACAGATAACCCAATCGTAACACCACAAGGACATGTTATTTCTGGTGGTAACTTCCACGGTGAACCAATGGCACAACCATTCGACTTCTTAGGTATTGCTACTTCTGAAATCGGTAATGTGTCTGAACGCCGTGTAGAAAGATTAGTAAACAAACAATTAAGTGGTTTACCATCATTCTTAGTAAAACATCCTGGTTTAAACTCTGGATTTATGATTACACAATATGCATGTGCATCACTTGCATCTGAAAACAAAATTTTATCACATCCTGCAAGTGTGGATTCAATTCCTTCATGTGAAAACCAAGAAGACTTTGTCAGCATGGGTACTACTGCAGCACGTAAAGCTGGAGAAATTGTGAAAAATTCACGTCGTATTGTAGCGACTGAAATTTTAGCAGCATGCCAAGCATTAGACTTGAAAGGTGAAACAACAGGTTTAGGTAAAGGAACACAAGCTGCTTATGATTTAGTAAGAAAATCAATTCAATTTATTGAATTAGATGCAGATGTTGAAATGTATGACGTTTTAAATGACGCAACTAAATTATTAGAAGATGGTTCTTTATTAAAAGCTGTTGAAGCAGTGGTAGATTTAGATATTCAATTTTAA